The following DNA comes from Castanea sativa cultivar Marrone di Chiusa Pesio chromosome 10, ASM4071231v1.
CAATTCAAACcaaatttaatttgttaatctcttttaaagaaattaataatatcAAGATCATATCTAAGATCTCTAACCATATCAAGATCATATCTAAGATCTCTAACCATAACCCATATCCCCCAAAAAATACCATAACCCATATGATCaaatatgagaatttttttatatttaaaagtaaACCAGCTTAAAAGAAGATATAAAGAAGACACGTTGTCCTTATATGATAATTAGCTCAAGTGATGCAGTGGCTCTAATTGAATATGTAGAATCTTCTACAGCCTTGGCTAATAGGTAGCTTACCTTTCAACTTGCTGCATTTGTTCATAGATGTTCAATTCGATGTTACACTCACCAATCGAAAACAGACTTTCTTGCATTTGTGTCGTGGAAACCATACACTAGCTTTTTCTATGGAAACGGCAATGTAAGAAATGCAAGAAGCAACCATTTCAGCATTGATCATAAGGACTTTTGAGGGAGgctattttttttcattacaaaGATACGAAGAGGTTATTTATAGAGAACAGAActcaaaccaaattcaaatacAATTTACAATCTGTTTTACACAAGATGGTAGGGGTCTGGCTTGTGATTGACAGGTGTTGATGGAAATAGGGGTCTGACTACTTGCTTCTGGATAAGCTTCTGCAGGGACAATAAGTGTTCCTGACAGGCATGGATAAGGATTAGCTGCCTTAGGACGTttttaggacttttttttttaaaagtgttgGAGCTGTTTAGTCTCATCCATCTTTTCTTTGGAACCAttctttgttgatgttgatgttaaCATTAACATCTGAGTCATGGTTATCATAATAGGGGTCATCATATCCAATAAAAGGGTTGGGCATTTGCCAAATGTCTGCATATGGCCACTGTTGTCTGTAATCTTCTGGGGTGCTTGATCATGTTTTTGATAAGATCCCCTTATTAAGGGATTTTGCTTTTGTAAGAGCAAGGTGACAAGATGGCTTATTCCACATCAAAAGAAGATTTAGATTCATAAAATGATGTGGTTAACAATGAACTTGTTGTACCCTTGTTAATTATAGAAGAGAAACACTTGTCCATGTTCATTTCTTATATAAATAGTTCGCAATATCTTTTTCAATTCTAAGGGAAATTTAGTTGTTAAGTTAAAGAAATAATGGGGTTTATTATTGCCTTATTGGGGCTCCTCTTCCATATTTATTCTTGCTTGGGTGCTTGTTGCTAGGTCTACAAGCTAAATCAATCTCATCAAAGAGGACCATATATATTGTCAGCATGGACGAGTCCCTCATTCCTCCTAAACCCTTCACTAATCATCACAACTGGTACTCGTCCATCATTTATTCTCTCAAATTTTGCAAACCCTGCTTCATTCGATAGTTATCAATCATCACCATAACTAGTGTGTACTAATCAGCAtgtttttagtggtttttgtgCTCGTCTCTTTGTATGAACTAGAGGCTCTAAAAAAGTCGTTGGGGTTCATCTCTGCTATAAAGGATAGGAGTCACATTCTTCATACCACTCACACACCTATGTTTCTCAACCTCAATACTTTCACAGGTCTATGGCCTGCTTCGAATTATGGTGAAGACGTTATCGTTGGTGTCATTGACTCTGGAGTGTGGCCAGAAAGTGAGAGCTTCAAAGACACTGGTATGCCTCCAAAAGTTCAGAAAAAATGGAAGGGAGCGTGTGAGGTGGgacaaaatttcaattcttccaTGTGTAATGCAAAGCTTATAGGAGTGAGGTACTTCAATAAGGctctaattgaaaaaaaaatcccaacatTAAGATTGGCATGAACTCTGCTAGGGATACTAGAGGGCATGGGACTTCTTCTATAATCGCTGGGAATTATGTAAACAATTCAAATTATTTTGGTTATGCTTCAGGAATAGCAAATGGTGTTGCACCCCAAGCTAGTCTAGCAATTTACAAGGTTTCTTGGGATGAAGGAAGCTATGGCTTTGATGCTCTTTCTGCTATAGACCAAGCAGTTGCTGATGGTGTTGACATAATTTCCATCTCTATGTCCTCTCATGCAAATGAAGCACCACTGCATAGGGATTTTTTGGCAAAAGCCTCATTTAGTGCGTTGGAGAAAGGGGTGTTGGTTCAACTTCGGCTGGGAATAAAGGGTCATTAGGCAATGAAATCATACGCAATGGATACCCATGGGTCTTACCTGTTACAGCTGGCACCATTGATCATTGATATGCCGGAACTTTGGCTCTAGGAAATAGGTTCACCATTACTGGATGCACCACTTTCATTGGCATTGCAGTACTCAAAAACCTGCCACTTGTGTATGACAAAAGGCTATTGGCGTGTGACAAGGTCTTATCTAACATTCTTAATGGTATTATCATTTGCCATGGAGATCGTTCTCTTGCCTATCAAATAGAACGTATAGCCAAGTCATACTCATATGTACTAGGAGCTATATTTATTACCTACAATCCTATATCATCAGAAATAGAATTCATGAAAGAGACTTTTTCCTCGTATGGTAATTACATCAAGTAATGGGGTAGCTCTAATGGAATACTTAAGAGTCTACTCAAATGCCCTCAGCTACCATGACATTCTTCCAGACCATTACAGGGATTAAGCCTGCACCAAGTGTAGTTGCTAATGCATTAAGAGGTCCTTCAAGATTTCCAGGCATATTGAAGCCTGATGTAATGGCACCTGGTGCACTAGTTTTGGCTGCTTGGCCTTCAAATATTAAAGTAGCTACAGATCAGAAACAGAGAGCTTTACATGGTGACTACACTATTTTGTCTGGAACATCGATAGCTTGCCCACATGCTACTGGTGTGGCTGCACTTCTAAAACGTGCACATCCAGATTGGAGTCCTACTGCTATTAAATCTTGCATTATGACTACTGCTGATACATATGATAATACTCATAATCCAATAAAGGATAACAAGAATAATTCAATTGCTTCACCTTTAGCTATGGGAGCAGGTCAAATTCATCCCAATCAAGCACTCGATCCGGGCCTAATTTATGATGCAACCCACAAGACTATGTGAATTTCTTATGCTCTATGAACCTTGAAGAGAACAAAATCTTGAGTATTACTATGTCAAAAAAATATGATTGCTCAAAGTCTTCTTCTGGTTTTAATTACCCATCATTTGTTGTTTTAAACTGTCACAATAGAACATCAATTGGTCAGAATTTTCAAAGAATTGTTACCCATGTAGGAGAAGGTGCTACGACTTACAAGGGAAATGTCACACTGCCAAAAGGTTCAACAGTTACAGTTTCACCAACAGACGTTGAGGTTTAGAAATAAGTATGAGAAGCAGTCATATACGGTTAGTATAAGATCTGAAGGGAACAACAATGGAGAAGTTTCATTTGGTGCACTTACATGGGTGGAAGAAAATGGAAATCATACAGTGAGAAGTCCCATCAACTAGATATAAATCATGAATAAAAATGCTTTGACATTGTttatgtttaatacttaaaaatctctctctttctttcttactctGACCAAAATGACTTTCTtgcaagcaaaaataaaaatatcacatACAGGCATAAAGCTATATATAGTTGCAATCTTTAATGTGGATGAATTATAGAACATccaaccaaatataaaatatgttaaGATGGCTGGATTAAATTTTCATAACAAGTACAAAGAAgtaaaaactactttttttaaaagaaaaaaaattaacataaaatgGTATTTCATGCGTGCATTTGAACGATAACCACAAGTTGTTATGCACTTGGAtgggttacaacttacaagtgaTTGTACAAGTTACCAAATAATGTTAGCTTAGAGTGTGATATTAGAAATACTACCAATTTTTACCATATAAGCTTTACTACCaatatttcctatatatatatataaaagctttaCATGCTTATTTAtcactaattataaaaaagtaattcacacatttatttattaattgttaaAGTCCATCAATTGCATTCATTTTTATATTAGTTTCTAAACAATTTATACTAAAATCtgtaatatatttaacatttttttccaCTTAATTATCTAGGTGACAGAGTTCCACTTAAAAAATCTTCTCAAAAAGATGGCCagaaatattgtaataaaatctTTGTTTACTCATTTATAACACGTACATATAAGCACAAATCAAAGTCTCTCAAAgtccaaaagaaattaaaaagaataaaaaagattcAACTAGATGTTTTATGAAAACCATAAAGAAGatagttctaaaaaaaaatgtttgaaccTCACCAAAAGTAGTacggttttttcttttttcttttttattttcatgaatAGAAGTAGCGGGTAATATGGTAAAAAAATGGTTACCTGATATGCAACCTAATTCCAAATTGGAATCAAGTACAATACTGCCAAAAACTTATGGAAGAAAAAGTTGAATTTCTCACAGCCTTCCCACCGACAAAGCTTTGTGCCGATTAACCATTAGCAGTAATCTCGATCTAGGCCTATGATAGTATGATTTGTTATTCTCCCCCAATAGATTTCAGTCCAACGGGTCTATATCTCGGTTCGTTCGGACTATTTTGGTCTACTTCGATTTAACTTGGCCCTTTCATCAACTTCaatccattcttctttttcttttttttttctttttttttttgaaaagggaCTTCAATCCATTTAGAGATGACAATTTTGTCCCGTCCCTCCCCACTTCGTCCTGCGCGGATTTTTCCCACCCCACAAAGGTGATGGAGTGGGGATGGGGCAAAATTTTAACCCCGCACCACAGGGCGAGGATGGGTTTAGAATTTTTAgacccgccccgccccgccccatcGCTGCTCTGCCAGCGTTGCTAAgggttataattataaattttttataccctaaaatcctactatttaaacaaacatattaatattagcttattttattctatccaATGCGATTCTctgtctttattttgttatgtgttatactatgagttttttttttttttttgtgattgtcttgttaaatgcttggatatattattcaattttttctaaaaactgatttgatttgatgggataaatttagttgtaatttcaagtatatttttattaatgaaataagtttcattaaaaaaattgtactaattGTAgagtaaattaacaaaaagtagagttttacagGGTGGGGCAGGATTTCACGGGGCCCTAAGAGGCAGTGATAGGGTGAGAAAGTTTTCCCTGTCATGTGGGGCAGGGCGGGACGGAGATGGGGTAAGACAAAACCATGCAAGGTGGAGACTAAGACCCCATCCTTGGGCCCCGCTCCGCCCCATTGTCATCCCTAAATCCATTCAATTAAACTTTAGGGTCTGTTTAGTTGGAGGATGAAAAAGTAAGAGAATATAAAATGGTAAGAGGATGGAAAAATagaaggatagaaaagattttcatttttctcatttttgtttggttgggagtgaaaGAGTAGAGAGATGGAAAAAgtgaatttatataaatttacttatatacctttgttaaaaaataatgtctaattgaaacaaaaatgtgacaaacaagcaaaaataaaaatacaatcacccaaatttattaaaaaaataaaaatcatgtctaaaAAAATCAcctctaaaccaaaaaaaaaaaaaaaaggaatgagaACAAAAGAAACACTTAACAAGGGTACTGATGCCTAGGaaagcaaatgaaaaaaatagaaataaaaaataatgagaacaaaaataaaaatctttttaaaattggaatttaaaaataaaaaacaaaaacaaaacgtACTGAAGTGAAGAAGCCCATGTGCAGGACGCACATTGGCATTGTCCACCTATTCATATTCTCAAAAAAGTTTTACCTCctcaatttctcttttttttttttttttttttttttttttttttaatcctcccACAATTCACTTTACCATACACATCCTTGAGGATGAATGCTATTGGCTATTGCTAGTTCTAGATTGTTATTGGATTTGTTTGGATGACAGTGGATGGTGAGGTGAGGTGAGATATATATATGCTGAGATGAGCTCAAAGTCGGTAAAATAAAGGAGATATACTTTTGGATTGTTCGGACGGTAGTGGATGCTGAGGTGAGCCCAGGCCTCAGACTTAAACCTATTTAGAAACAGCCCAAATTTCCAACTTTGCCTAgtctgcttcttctttttttggctgaaaGTGTGGTTACCATTCACCAACCATCACGGTTCACCAGCTCATCAAGTACAAGGGAAAGGCATTGTCTTTGTCTTGAAAATTGGAAAAGCAAAGTACAACTGTTTTGTGGCCACGGTGAGAGGCGTATTTATTTACCccactttttcctttttttttttttttttttagtttttcatttttaagatTGGTGTGTCTATGGCTCTATGCTATATAATCAAGCATCacgatatttttcacaatattacgatttttttaataatattttgtcacaattaTAACGTTACAGTATAATtagtgaagaaaaaatagtaaatttatatataaataatggtTAATCACTTACAATTTATTACAATCAAGTGATGACAAAAATATTGTGTAATAATTTGTGATTCTAAAATTACTCCCTAGTATTATTAAGAAATATACTcctcaaaaaagaaagggagTGAAAAactactaatattttttttttttttgagaagataatagtaattatatatgttaacgaatgaatgaaaataaagttgacCATTTCCTACTATCTActcatgaaataaaataaaaaagataagtacaaaattatcaatatctactcatgaaataaaataaaaagataagtacaaaagtATCATGAACAAATGAGAATTTTCAAACTTTAAAGCTATAATTTGCCGATACTCATATCATTCATAGGCATAGTTGTTAAAATCGTGATAGAATCCATAAACATCATTATTGAAATTGCAATCAATTCAATGAGAAATAAACCCAACAgagtggaaatttttttttttttggactatataatataatactcCATAGACCACCATAAATAAACTAcaatcaaatttatcaaaaaaaataaaaactacaatcAACAAAAAGGGGGATAATGTTTCAATAGTAACTTCTATATCTTTGCTCTCTCTTCATAGACCTAGAATTGATTGATTATTGTCTTTTTCCCAAATGAAGAATTTTACCAATCACTTTCCACATAacttttctgcataaattttgaattaggGGTCTGTTTTCCCATTTAAAGCTCCCAAATAGCCCAAAAATATAAAGTGTAtttcttatttgaattttgctttgtaaataaaagtttttgtttatataattatCTGGAATtgtaaaatatcaattattttatttttgtgtgaaccaaacaatacaaaatatattttttagcttattttcaaagaaaaattatcttacAAAATAATATCACTAGATACCAAACATATTTTCAAGGTTGGAACTTGGAATCAATTGAAAATAAGTTATTTAttacagaaaatattttctacaaaACAAGTCATCCTcccaaaaacatttttcattgaaacagtGGAATGAGAGAAGCAAAATTAACCTGTAATTGATGACATATAATGTTTTGGTTTTAGAGTTTAAAAGGTTTGAACATTGGTTTCAACAGGAAGGCATGTGATAGACTAATAATGTATTGGCTTCAAAGTGAGAATCTTCATGTGCTTAATTCATGTGctatgattctcaaaaaataataataacaataagcaTGTGCTGTTTGCATATTTTATTGATCTCATGATTTAGCttaaaaagataaaactaaaacaacTTCTCTAGTGCTGAGTGCTGAGTCTGCTAACGGACTCAGTTTAAGGTTTTTAATATTGCTATTTaagtgttatgaaaaaaaaatatatatatatatatatatattaaaaaatgttaaaaaaatacatgtttatgTATTTAAACACCAAGAGTTATTCTCAAACACCCCTCTGCCTTTTGAGTTTTGGCCcacaaaagtaaaataaaaagtatacaCACATTTCTATGGTCCTCTATATCCTATAGAATCTATACCGTATCATATTATGCTCTCTTTGTTACTAGTATGGGCCGAGGTCCCCGGATATCCTCTAAAGGAcatcattataaataaataaaaattatagaaaaggctaatttttttttactaaaataactaaatttggAGTAAATCATCCACCAAAACTACAGTAAAATAAGAAGGCAATTCCTCTGACCAGACAATATGcagacatttaaaaaaaaaaaacaaattaggaTTCAGTACAATACTTAAAATATTGCATCCAGTGCAATAGTATTGAGATTAAAAAtggcaaaaaataattttcaatctcaacaattaaataaaaaatattaaaaaaataataaattaaagttaaaaaaataaataaaataaataaaaaaaattcgtaAAAGAAATAGTGCAATTATTGCACCTGATACTACTGactttggaaaaagaaatgggtcCTTCCACATGGTGAGCATATAATTGTCCTTAATGGCACATGGTGTAATTGCCCCGAAGAAATAATTGTCActgaaaccttttttttttttttgagaagaattgtCACTGAAACTAGTTGCCGTATTTACCACAATTGAACCAAACATCAATATGTGTGCAAATGATGAAACGAGCCGACAAATAAAGGAGATGTATTTTGCTTTTGCTTCGaagttcttctaaaaaaaacgaATGCAATATctgatttgttaaaattcttagttaataaaaatatatcaaatgaCAAATGGTGTAATATTCCTTAGTTAGGACTTATTAAGTAAATTAGTATATTGTGTAGAATTGCATTCAATTGATTGATTCAGAACCTAGCATACATTGAAAACACTCCATCTGGGTGTGCTAGACAACAAAATGATAAATTGCTAgctattggtttttttttagaagaaggcCTTTGAGGCCAATTTATTCAAAATTGCGACCTATCGTGGTGAAGTGAATtacaaaaaatgtaaatttcagttagttcaactgAAATTTTATATAGTTCAAAAATATCACTAGACCATATGTTTAATAgggacaatttggtaaaaatatatctcaaacTTTACGTAAAACACCAGCAAAATAGGGCACTCTCCTATTAATCcatgtcttcaaaacaaacttatcaaaaaattaaaattaaaaattaaaaaatttctcagACCACTTTGATATTTCCCTCAAGACCacgtttcaacttttttttttttttataacttttttactttatcaaGACTAActagtttcttttatttaaatttttatttttgaatttctgGTTTCCTTAATTCCTAATCTCATGTACACtagaccaaataaaaaaaaaaaagcctcatggtttaaatatataaagaagatATGATTTGTGAAAATTACAATTGGtggtttaaatataaaataaaattttaattaaataaaaaagtttagaataatGATGAGTGGAGTTGTATAGGGAATTGATTATGTTTGTATTTGTACatgaaattatataatttactaTTTGAATAAAATACAACGTACCAAGATTTTAATGGGTGGTTTAACTTTCTATAtagaatgaaatttaaattcaattttaaaatatatattaaaactggTTTCCTTATATTAGTTATAGACCATATATTCTAATTATAGATGAATAATGCTAGTTAATATtagtaattattaatataatcaATTTGATTCACTAAAGTTTGCCCAGAAAATTGGTTTCAGACCCGTAATTTTTTAGGGTGATTATGAATTGGTTGTCAATACTCTTTGTAACGGTAGCATGTTAAACTCAGGTTTTAAGCACTTTAGTTAAcgaaacttttttccttttccttgtaAGTTATTTTCAGAGTTATTCTTTCTCTCCTATTATTAAGTAAGACAATTCAGTATTACATGCCTTAACTAGGAGATTATTAAGCAAGGCAATACAATATTACATGCCTTAACTAAGAAAgtaagattgtttttttttctttattagtttAGTTGAAATCTATGCCACCATATATTGAGTGTTGCAATTGCTAATTTACCAGTACCCTAAATAATAACATGTCgatattcttctcaaaaattaaactcaaaaggcaaatactttataaaaaaaaaaaaatccaactctatttttgttcttaaaatgagaaagaaaataaaaattgtacaaataaAGAAGAGTAATaatagagatacaaacttttttataaaattttttacaaatcgTTGATGTAGTAAATggttattagtaaatgaaaaaaataatgttaatcgTAGGCCtagatgaaaattaataaaaaactgGCCGCAACAATcatttgtaaatatattataaaatagtttgtcaCGGTAATGTTactctagaaaaaaaataagaagtaaGTTCCAattccaattaattaaattggtaaaattttatatggttgaataagagatattGAATTCAATTcctgtctacaccaaaaaccgattagATTAATCTGATGATATACGTCATAAGTTGAAAGTCTCCCCTCACAAAAAATGAGAATGAGAAGCTTTAGAGTGATGACGTGTCAGCATTTAGGACAAGTGGAGCACCAAAAAGGTGATGTGGTGCCGCACTATCCAATTCTCAATTTCCTTCCAGTccccacaaattttttttttccttttcagcaACGATGAAAGCTGAAACTTCTGCATTCATTcattgactctctctctctctcagtgaaaacaacaacagcaacaaaaaaCCCCAGTCAGCACATCAGAGGCCTCAGATATCTTTTCAATTCTGATAAAGTCTCATACTTGAAAGGTAACCGTCCTTATGTGCTGTACAAACTAGCTCATCCTagattcatttttatttgttttagtaAGTGGAAGTCTTTATGTGTAAGGTTTTTGAGTAATCATTATTAGCATGCTAACTTCTGggttattgtatatatataatttgttgagTTGGAATTTGTCTTGACACTGAAAACTTTGATGTGATATTGATTCtgctttcagtttttttttttttttttggtgattagTGCATAAGATGAATAGAAATTGATCTGGGTTTTTGTGATTTTCaagtattttttgtagggttaTAAAATCATTGAAATTTGACTTAGGGCAATTCTATCATGcaaatttgtcaattttttttttaatggaaatataAGGGTGGTTCAGTGTTTGATTGGAAACAATAGGTTTGATTCAAATATGGGGTTATGTAAGAGCTATATGCTATGagagaaattgaaaagaaaaatgaattagagaatcaaaattctaaatttacCCCCTTTAAAGTGCAAGAGCTATATGCTATAATTTAAATTGGTATGAATGGGGTGTTAGTGTAAGAGGCCTTATGGGTTTTGTGAAGTTTTTTCTGATAAGCAATGGATTATGTGAATAGAGTGAGGATTTTTTAGGATGTACTATGAGTTTTTGAATGGCCAAATTGTGCTTTATATAACTTTGTGAATATACCCAATTGCAATTCTTGGGAACCATCATCACATAGGATAATTAGAACTTAAAACTGAAGCCTTtcttcaaatttgattccatGTGATCATGCCTTATGATGGTACCAGTATCGACAGgatattttgtttcaataaatgTATAACACAATGGAACAAGTCAAATTACGTGATATTTTCCTAGATACTCAAACATTCTTGATTGAGTTGTCTCATAGAATT
Coding sequences within:
- the LOC142612375 gene encoding subtilisin-like protease SBT3 codes for the protein MTFFQTITGIKPAPSVVANALRGPSRFPGILKPDVMAPGALVLAAWPSNIKVATDQKQRALHGDYTILSGTSIACPHATGVAALLKRAHPDWSPTAIKSCIMTTADTYDNTHNPIKDNKNNSIASPLAMGAGEGATTYKGNVTLPKGSTVTVSPTDVEV